The DNA sequence GAGTAGGATGATGACCGATAAGAAAGAAAAGAAGACAGCTGCCTTATCTCTTAAAAAGACTTTGACATTTCTTTTAATCAATGAGGTGATATTAAACATGGTGTTCACTTCCAATCACTTGAATGAAGACATCATCCATCGAGCCTTTGATGACTTCGAATTGTTTGATGTTTTCTTTCAATACTTCTAGTAGTTGAATGGCGTCTTTCGCATCCTCCACTTGAATGACATATTCATCTGATACTTTCTTATAAGGTCTTTGGATGGATTCTAGGTAATCTACCAAAGCTTTTTTATTGAATGGTACCAATTTTAATCGGTCATAAGAGTATTGGTCTTTCAGTGCTGCAGGGGTCCCTTCAGCACATATTTTCCCTTTATTGATGATCACCACATGGTCCGCCACAGCCGCTTCTTCCATGTAATGTGTGGTTAGGAAAATGGTCATCCCGGAAGAGGTTTTTAAATCATCAATGACCTTCCAAACCACTTGTCTGGTTTCTGGGTCTAAGCCTGTGGTTGGTTCATCTAGCAATAAGATTTCTGGGTTTGAGAACAAAGCTCTCGCAATCTCTGTTCTTCTTTTTTGACCCCCAGATAGGGTTCTAAAACGTTGGTTCTCAAACTCATCTAGGTGTAAGTAACTTCTCAATTCTTCATAGCGTTTGAGTACGCCTGCTTTATCGTTGATGTATAAAGACCCACGATAGAGTAAGTTTTCTTTAACCGTTAATAAATCGTCTAAGATGTTCTCTTGGAACACCACACCTATTTTATTTCTGAAGTAGGTATCTTCCGATTGTCCATTTAACAATACTGCTCCTGAATCCAAATCGAGTAGGGTGGATATCACTTTGATGGTGGTCGATTTACCTGCCCCGTTCGGTCCTAAAAAAGCGAATAATGAGCCTCTTCTGACATTAAAGGAAATGTCATCGACGGCTTTGATTTCACCATAGTACTTCTTTAAGTGCTTAATTTCTAAAATAGCGTCCATATTAACCTCCGAATCGTCATTTGACCTCAGTATAGCACAGACATATACAGATGTATATGCTTGAATCGATTATTTTATCAACGCTTTACAGTGACGGTATAAATGACATCATATGGCAGTTCATCGATGACGATGTGGGCGAGTAAATCCACCGCCACTGCGGTATCGCTTGGCCATACATTGGCTTGTAAATTATCGGTACTGATTCGAATCACCGAGGTATTGAGTGAGGTCCACTCAATGGTTGAGCCTTCATATTCAGCTAAGGTTTGAGGTAAATAAAATAATTTAGACACACGGTCTTTGGAATCCCCTTCAAAGAAATTCATCACGATCAAACTATCGAGGTTATGCATCGGGTTATTGACATCAAAAATATAATCGTTCACCAGTATTTCATAAGCTGCGTATACGGATTTGTCTTCATGGTAAATCACCAATCCAACTTTATCGATACAACGGGTATTCACAATCTTTGGCATCAACCATTTAGAGCCATCTTGTTTGATGACACCATAGTGACACGTTCTTTCACTCATTTCAAAACTGAGATTCAATCCTTCAAAAGTTTCGGGTAATTCCACTGGTCCAGTGAGATGTAGGTAATCGGCTAAAAATTCATCTAAGCCCATCAGTTTTTCTTTTATTGTTGGCTCAGCGTGGATTGATAATACGGTCACTTTGAAATATTTGTAGTGTTTTTTGGTGGATAACTGAAATCTTACTGAGATGCGTAAAGTGACTTCAACGTCGGTCTCTTGACGGTGTACCACCGCTTGACTATTATCGATGATTTCAATCACATCTGGATTGTTCGATGTCCATGTCCCATAATCGTGTTCTGGTTGTGGCAACTCAAAATTCATGGTTGTTTCCTCAGGGATATTTTGTAGATCCGTGTAATCAAATGTAATCACATTCGAGCCACATCCCGATAGGGTAAGGACAAATAGTAAGTATAAAACAATTGATATCATTTTTTTCATGTAAAATGGCCCTCCAATGTAATGTAAAATCTATGCATATTATAACAATTATCACGGGTTTTGAACACCCCAAAAATAAAACACAGCCGAAGCTGTGTCTTTTGGTTTGTTGAATCAGCACGATTCACGGTAAATGATTTTACCAATCGGTTCTTGAATATCTTTAGGTATATGGTCGTTGATGATATCCATCAACGCGTTCGCGACCCGTTTTCCCCATTCCATATGGTCGATTCCAATGGTGGTGAGTTTCGGTGTAATGTATTCATCCAATACAATGTTGTCAAATCCCGCGACCGCGACGTCCTCAGGAATTTTGACCCCACCTTGTTTCAACGCTTCAATCAGTCCAATCGCGGACTCATCGTTCGCACAGAAGACAAAACGGGGGCGTTTGTCTTGTTTTAACAACAATAACCCTGCTTGGTATCCGCTTTGGATGGTGAAATCTCCTTGAATATACGTATGTGATAACCGATGTTCTTGGAGGGCTTGTTTGAACCCATCATAGCGGTGGTTGTTGTTAAAGGCGATGGTTGGTCCCGATAGGAAAGCGAAATCGTCATACCCTTTTTGAATCATTTCTTTGATGAATCGATAAACCAAGCCTTCATTGTCGATGACCGATGAATAAATGTTGTTTCCAACGAGATTACGATCGAGGACAAATAGTGGATGGCCCTGTGAAGCATAATGAATTAAAACCTCATCGGTCAACTGGCCATCAAATACGATTGCACCATCGACTTGACGTTCTTTCAGTAAATTGGAAGAGGCTTTACCCGAGCTGACAATGATGTTTAAGTTGTTCGCTTGTAAGGTTTGTCTGATGCCTTCTAGGACATCCGAGAAGATTGGACCAGCGAACCCATAGACAAAGACACCGATGTTCCCGGTACGTTTGGTTTTTAGGTTTCTCGCACTCCCATTCGGGTAGTAATTGAGTTCTTTCGCGATGGCTAAAATCTTCTGTTTGGTGTCTGGATGGACATTGGTTTGGTTATTCAGTGCGTAAGAAGCGGTGGAGATGGATACCCCCGCTTTTTTCGCAACATCTCTAATTGTAGGCATAAAAACCTCCGAATCCCGCATGGAAAAAATGCTTCTAAAGGTGTAAACCTCTAAAAGCATTTCCCCACATTGGGAGGACGAACTATGTGTGTAGTTTCGCCAATGAATTTATGAATTATTCAACGATTGGTTTGAAAAATACTTTCGCAGAAACGATGTCAAATGAACCGGTTGCAGGGGCTGTACCACCTTCGGCGAATAGAATCACGCCAGTGATGCCTGCAGGGATGGTAATTTCAACGGTGATTGGTTGATCATCGGCGAAAGTAACCCATTGTTCAACGGAGTCATTGACTTTAACCAATACTTGTTTGCCAGCAGTACCTTTTAAGGTAACGGAAACGGTATTGAGGCCTTCGATGTCTTTAGCTGCGACTGTAGTCTTCATGAATACCCATTCTTGACCAGCCACTTTGGTATAGTTGACTTTGGTTAATGAACCTAAAACAACCACATCATATGTATCGGCGTCATTTTCTACCCATGTATTGATCAAATCTTTAGAATAAGAAAGATAAGCTTCGAGGATTTCAAATGAACCGGTTGCAGGGGCTGTTCCTGGCGCACCAAACATAAATACAGACATGAATTGGTCGGCAGAAATGGTCACGGTTACTGGTTGATCATCGGTGAATGTCACGAATTTTTCAAGTGAACCTTGGTCATTTGGTTTAACCAATACTTGGTTACCAGCAGTACCTTTTAATGTGATGGTTAATGTGTTTAATCCAGCCACGTCTTTCGCATCAAATACGACTCTGAACCATTCCCAATCTTGACCAGCAGTCTTGGTATAGTTAACCACAGTCTTTTCGGTTTGGAAATCATAGGTATAAACGGTAGCTAGGTTAGGTACCCACTTGTCATTGAAGCTGTATTTAGCCGTTAGATCGACTTCAACAGGGACATAGGTTAAGGTAATCGAAACGATTTCGAATGAACCGGTTGCAGGGGCAGTACCACCTTCACCGAATAAGACGAGTTTCGAGAAGCTTGCGGCTTCAACCACGATGGTCACAGGTTGATCATCGGTGAAGTTAACCACTTGTTCTAACGCACCCATATCGTTTGGTTTAACCAAAACAGATTTACCAGCAGTACCTTTAAGTACGAGGGTCATCTTGTTTAAACCAGCCACTTCAGCGGCGTTAAATGTGTTAACCATCGCTGACCATGCTTGGCCTTCTACTTTGGTATAGTCAACAACCACTGGGCTAGTGCCTGTGAAGGTGTAAACACCAGCATCTAGGCTTGTCCAAGGGGTAGTCACTTGGTAATCCGCATTCTTAAATGTAACACTATGGATGGTGAATTCACCAGAACCGAGTCCACCAGGTACGGCGAACATGACGACTTTATTCAATTGTTCAAGTTGTGCTTGAGTCATCGCTGTTAAGTCGATGGTGAATACTTGTTTGGTACCATCAAATGTAAATTGTTGTTCTTTATTGCCTACAGGGGATTCTACTTTTAATAGAATGGTCTTGTTTTCTTGTCCTGTAAGTTCAAATTCTAGTTTCGCGAATCCGCTGAAGTCGCCATCGACTAAAGCGTACATGAAGTTCCATTCGCCCTTCTTAACATAGTCAACTTCGAATGCGTTTGCATTTGGTGTGATGGTATAAACCAAATCGCCACCATCGTACCAGTTGCCAAGTGCGAAGGTTGAATCGGTACCATTGTATTCATTGGTAATAAATACAGGTTCTTCAAAATCATAATCCGCGATTAAGAATGCATCTTTAATGGTTAATTGACCTTCAGCTGGTGCTAAACCGGCTGCGATGAAAATCTTAAAGTCTGTGATTGCGTTCTTTTCAGTTAAGGATAACTTAGTCAAATCGATGACCAATTCTTGTTCAGTACCATCCAACCAAATAAACGATTCAACGGCGTTGTATTCGTTTGGTTTGATGAGTAATTTATGACCGGCAGTACCTTGGACGACAAATACAGCGTAATTGAAGTCTGTAAAGTCACCTTGGACGCGGGTTCTCATAAATGCCCATTCCATACCTGCAGGTTTATCGTATGCAACTTGTGCATCTGTACCCGCGTAAGTAATGACATAGATACCTTCATCATTGGATTCATACTTTTGGTTGAAGTGGAATACTTCATCGGTACCATTGTATTCATTGATGTTGGATTGAATGTTATTGAATCCGTCATTGATGATGAAACCATCAGCGATGTCATCAGAGAATGTGAGTGCGGTAATCTTTAAGACACCGGTGGACGCTTCTCTTTCAGGTGAACCAATGATGACAATGCGATCAACTTTAGCCAAAAATTCAGATGATTGGATTAAGTTCCATTCATAAGTCCCTTGGATCGCAGTGACATTTAAGCCAACTTCTTTCGCAGGGGTATCATCTTTGGTTTCTAATCTTAACAACATAGAACCCATACCTTCGACGGTAATGACTAATTTCTTATAGACAGATAGGTCTTTGGTAATTTCTGCACTTTGCATAAATGCATTTGGGAATGTGCCTTTGTTGTAAGATACATTCAATTCTGCTGCGGTATTGGTGTTTAATGTATAAACGCCATCCCCACCGTCGGTCCAGCCGCCAAGGACGCTGAAATCAACGATTTCTTCTTCTTCGGGCGTCTTAGGTTGACATCCAGCGATGCCAAACACCAAGCCGGCCACTAAAAACATTAAAAATAGTTTTGTTGCCTTTCTCATGTTTTCCTCCTATTTATAGGGAGGGATTTAGGTTGGCTAAACCCCTCGTTTTATAACCAAAAATAAATTAAGACGGCATTCTCACAAATGTGATGAGTGCTGGTAATGTTTCCAATGATCCAGATAGATCAGTGGCTGGTACAGATGAAATATTGAACGCGACGTATTGGTAATTGCCCCAGAAAGCGGCGTCGGTCACGATGGTGCCTGTCAAGTTATTGGTTCTAAACATGACAGAATAGGTGTTGTATGAGTAATCCATATAGATGACTCTCACTTGATAACCAGCTGCGATTTGAATTTCAGTCACGTCAGCCATGGATTCTTTCGATAATACATTAGACGCTGCGAAACCTTTCGAGAAGGCGTCTGTACCTGGGGTAACAGCGATCGCGAAGTTATTCCAATAACCACTGACAAACGATAATGGTTGATCGACGTGTGCGACTGCAGGTCCTGCAAATGGCACGAAGGCTAATTTTGTAGGCATGGTGTCTAATACCGCAGAAATGTTGGTTGCTGTTGGTGCGGTAGAGATGTTGAAGCCCACATATTGGAAGCCTTGATAGAAACCATTGGTGAGTGGTGCTGAACCGACAAAGTTTTCAGTACGGCTAACGACTTTGAATCCTGTCCCTTCAATGTAATTAAAGAAAATCACACGAACTTGATAACCCGCTTCGATTTGAACGGTGGTACCTGCTGGGATGAATTGTCTTGGGATGATGTTGGATCCACCAAAGTTGACACCAGCGGTTAACGCTGTGCCATTGGTATTCCAATAACCAGAACTGAAGACGATTGGGTCCATATCATAACTGAACTTCGATGGTAATGTGTCTAAGGCGACAGAAAGGTCTGAAGACGGTACTGAGGAAATGTTGAATGCGATGTATTCATACGCACCCCAGAATGTCTCATCTAATACTATTGTACCAGTTAAATTGTTGGTACGTAGTAAAACGGTGTATTTTCCGTAGTTATCATAGCTTAAGTAAATGACTCTGACTTGATAGCCAGCCGCGATGGTAATTGAATTAATGCTTGAATAGTAAGCTTTGGATTGTGGTTGAGACGCCGCGAATCCATTTAAGAAAGTCATGTTCGCGTTGGTGGTTGTGATGGCGTTCTTATTCAATTCCCAGTAACCAGAGATGAAACTGAATTCTTGATCGACATGAGGGATGACCGCTGGGTGTAAATCCACCACGGTTGCCATATCGAGTGCCGTCATATCCACATCCGAATTGGTGGTGGTAATGATGAACGCGATGAGTTCCTTACCTGTTGAGAATGCTTCATCGATGTATAATGGTGCAGTTTGATAATCGCTGACCGATAAGACATTGTATTGGCCTTCAACATAGTTTAATACCACATACGCAAACTTGTAGCCTGCTTCAACTTCAACGACGGTATCGTTGTTGTAATAAGCAGCGGTGAGTGGGTTAGATGAACGGTGATAAACCGATTCAGCCAACGCATGACCATCTTGTTGCCAAATACCTGAAGACCATGTTAAGTCTGAATCGACATGACCTAAACCGGTGCCTGCTGGGTGATATAGTTTGAGTTTGCCAGCCACTTCATCTAGACGTGCTGAGATGTTCGAAGTTGGGTTGGTGGTAATGTTGAATGCGACATGGGTGTATGAACCCCAGAATGCTGCGTCAATTTCAATATAAGGTGCTGTATATAATACGGATCTTGATAAGACATGGTATGTATCTTCGCCAGTCTTTTCTAGATAGATGACACGGTATTGATACCCTGGTTGTAAGACGATTTCAGAACCAACCGGTAACATATACTTAGGAATTGGCATGACGGCTGCGAAGCTGTTATGCAATGCATCGGTATCTGGTGATACAGCGGTTGCGTTATCTGCCCAGAAGCCTTGAACGTAAGTGAATGGGTATAACACGCCATTGACTTCGATTGGTTCTGGTTCAGGTTCGGTGGTAAATGTTGAATTGGTGACTTGATAAGGGTTTTGGTTTGCCCCATTGACCGCTTCAATGGCCAATGCTTGTAAGTGTTCGGTAATACCCGATGGGCGGTAAAGCGATGCGCTTAAATCAAAACCAGTGATGGTCTTAAAGAAAGATAAGCCCGCGATGTAACGGCCAAGTGGGTCAGATAAGTGATAACCATCTCTGGTGAATAAGTCGCCAATATAGGATGTACGCGCATTTTGAATCGCGGTACCTGCAGGGATGACGTTCATCACTTGAGAAATCGGATCAACTTTTTGTGCAACCGCGTTTAAAATCGCATTGTACATGGTCATTTGATCTTTATCATAGTTTAGGAAACCACTATGGGTGCTGGTTTGTTGGTATGCCCAAGTCATGTGCCACATGATTTGAACATTTGGATTGGTTGCGTTTTGTTCAACGAAACGGGTTAAGGTTTCGATGTGGTTTGCGTATTGTGCAGGTAAGCCACTATAATGGCTGGCTTGTTGGAAGGTCACGACGTCCCAACTTTCTGCACGAATCGCTGCGGATAATTTAACACCATTGATGATTTCAACGGTAGCGTCTTCAAATAATTGATATTGGTATGCAGCTGCGTCATTCGCGATGTTGGTGACATGTTGAGCCAATTCTGACCCACCAATGTACATGTTCGCTACCACGATATTTTCTGCTGGGATGCCATAAGATTGTGCAATGCTCCATAAGAAACGTTGGGCATCTTCAGAGAAGCTATTACCAATCGATAATACTTTAAAGGTTTGATTGAAATTGGTTTCTGCTTTCCATTTCGCATACAAAGTGATGCTTTCGGTTGGCGCGTCTACTTCAAAGTTCCATAAATCCGTGTGTGCTTGATCGCGGTACCATCCGGCAAACAAGAATCCAGATTTCACTGGGTCTGCTGGACGTGCGATGACAACGTTGTTTTCAACTGAAACAGCAGTGACTGCTGAACCACCATCGACATCGAATGAAACCATTGGTGTGGATTCAATCCATTTAGCGTATAGGGTAAAGCTGTTATTCACAACATCTGTAAATACATATGGGGTGACCAATTCAGCTTCCACATACCAGCCACCAAAGGTATAGTTTTCTTTGGTAGGTGCCGTTGGTTCTGCAAGTGCAGTCCCGGAGTTGACATTGACAGATGCTACAACTGAACCACCATTGGATTCAAAGGTAACCACTAAAACGATTGGGTTCCATTTTGCATACAAGGTGATGTTCGCGTTCACAGCGGATGTGAATACGTATGCATTGGTATAAGCGACATCGGTATACCAACCATCAAATGTGAAATGTTCTCTTGTTGGGTCTGCTGGTTTTGAAACCGTGCTACCAGCATTGACTGAAACCGGTGGAATGACAGAACCATTGGTCATAAATGTCACTGTATAAGGTCCTTGTACGGCTGTCCATTTCGCGTACAAAGAAATATGACCGGTAACTTTATCACTGGTGAAATTCCAAGGGGTTGTAAGTGCTTCTTCTTTATACCAACCATCAAAGGTATAACCCGATCTGGTTGGGTCGGTTGGTTTGGATACTAAACCATTTTCATTGACTTCTACAGGTGTAACAACAGACCCACCATCAGACATGAAGGTAACGGTATACTTCACCGGATCTTCAGCTGGTACACAAGCGGCGAGACTGGTTACTAATAGTAAGCCAACCAAGATGTACATCAGTT is a window from the Paracholeplasma manati genome containing:
- a CDS encoding ABC transporter ATP-binding protein, yielding MDAILEIKHLKKYYGEIKAVDDISFNVRRGSLFAFLGPNGAGKSTTIKVISTLLDLDSGAVLLNGQSEDTYFRNKIGVVFQENILDDLLTVKENLLYRGSLYINDKAGVLKRYEELRSYLHLDEFENQRFRTLSGGQKRRTEIARALFSNPEILLLDEPTTGLDPETRQVVWKVIDDLKTSSGMTIFLTTHYMEEAAVADHVVIINKGKICAEGTPAALKDQYSYDRLKLVPFNKKALVDYLESIQRPYKKVSDEYVIQVEDAKDAIQLLEVLKENIKQFEVIKGSMDDVFIQVIGSEHHV
- a CDS encoding LacI family DNA-binding transcriptional regulator is translated as MPTIRDVAKKAGVSISTASYALNNQTNVHPDTKQKILAIAKELNYYPNGSARNLKTKRTGNIGVFVYGFAGPIFSDVLEGIRQTLQANNLNIIVSSGKASSNLLKERQVDGAIVFDGQLTDEVLIHYASQGHPLFVLDRNLVGNNIYSSVIDNEGLVYRFIKEMIQKGYDDFAFLSGPTIAFNNNHRYDGFKQALQEHRLSHTYIQGDFTIQSGYQAGLLLLKQDKRPRFVFCANDESAIGLIEALKQGGVKIPEDVAVAGFDNIVLDEYITPKLTTIGIDHMEWGKRVANALMDIINDHIPKDIQEPIGKIIYRESC
- a CDS encoding DUF4886 domain-containing protein; the protein is MKKLMYILVGLLLVTSLAACVPAEDPVKYTVTFMSDGGSVVTPVEVNENGLVSKPTDPTRSGYTFDGWYKEEALTTPWNFTSDKVTGHISLYAKWTAVQGPYTVTFMTNGSVIPPVSVNAGSTVSKPADPTREHFTFDGWYTDVAYTNAYVFTSAVNANITLYAKWNPIVLVVTFESNGGSVVASVNVNSGTALAEPTAPTKENYTFGGWYVEAELVTPYVFTDVVNNSFTLYAKWIESTPMVSFDVDGGSAVTAVSVENNVVIARPADPVKSGFLFAGWYRDQAHTDLWNFEVDAPTESITLYAKWKAETNFNQTFKVLSIGNSFSEDAQRFLWSIAQSYGIPAENIVVANMYIGGSELAQHVTNIANDAAAYQYQLFEDATVEIINGVKLSAAIRAESWDVVTFQQASHYSGLPAQYANHIETLTRFVEQNATNPNVQIMWHMTWAYQQTSTHSGFLNYDKDQMTMYNAILNAVAQKVDPISQVMNVIPAGTAIQNARTSYIGDLFTRDGYHLSDPLGRYIAGLSFFKTITGFDLSASLYRPSGITEHLQALAIEAVNGANQNPYQVTNSTFTTEPEPEPIEVNGVLYPFTYVQGFWADNATAVSPDTDALHNSFAAVMPIPKYMLPVGSEIVLQPGYQYRVIYLEKTGEDTYHVLSRSVLYTAPYIEIDAAFWGSYTHVAFNITTNPTSNISARLDEVAGKLKLYHPAGTGLGHVDSDLTWSSGIWQQDGHALAESVYHRSSNPLTAAYYNNDTVVEVEAGYKFAYVVLNYVEGQYNVLSVSDYQTAPLYIDEAFSTGKELIAFIITTTNSDVDMTALDMATVVDLHPAVIPHVDQEFSFISGYWELNKNAITTTNANMTFLNGFAASQPQSKAYYSSINSITIAAGYQVRVIYLSYDNYGKYTVLLRTNNLTGTIVLDETFWGAYEYIAFNISSVPSSDLSVALDTLPSKFSYDMDPIVFSSGYWNTNGTALTAGVNFGGSNIIPRQFIPAGTTVQIEAGYQVRVIFFNYIEGTGFKVVSRTENFVGSAPLTNGFYQGFQYVGFNISTAPTATNISAVLDTMPTKLAFVPFAGPAVAHVDQPLSFVSGYWNNFAIAVTPGTDAFSKGFAASNVLSKESMADVTEIQIAAGYQVRVIYMDYSYNTYSVMFRTNNLTGTIVTDAAFWGNYQYVAFNISSVPATDLSGSLETLPALITFVRMPS